One genomic segment of Paenibacillus sp. FSL H8-0332 includes these proteins:
- a CDS encoding sugar ABC transporter permease, which translates to MRSNKLSQFGQQVFFVGPALLFFTLIMIVPFLMGMYYSFTDWNGVSGNVSWVGFENFKSIFTNDHDFWSSFWFTVRFTVLGVILTNVVGFFLAYLLTKPLKTRNMLRTIFFMPNVIGGLLLGFIWQFIFIKGFATMGDLTGLSFFNLPWLGDATTGFWAIVMVFIWQSSGYLMVIYIASLSNVSKEVLEAAEIDGASRMQVLRNIILPLIMPAVTIGLFLAISWSFKMFDLNLSLTKGGPFKSTESVAMNIYNEAFLNNRYGLGTAKALLFFLIVALITVIQVRITKSKEVEA; encoded by the coding sequence ATGCGCAGCAATAAATTGTCCCAGTTCGGTCAGCAGGTATTTTTCGTTGGCCCGGCATTATTGTTTTTTACCTTGATCATGATTGTTCCGTTTCTGATGGGGATGTACTACTCCTTCACGGACTGGAACGGCGTATCCGGTAATGTAAGCTGGGTCGGCTTTGAGAATTTTAAAAGTATTTTTACGAATGATCACGACTTCTGGTCATCCTTCTGGTTTACCGTGAGGTTCACCGTGCTGGGTGTGATCTTGACTAACGTAGTAGGCTTCTTCCTGGCCTATCTGTTGACCAAACCTTTGAAGACACGGAATATGCTCCGGACCATTTTTTTCATGCCGAATGTGATCGGGGGCCTGCTGCTCGGGTTCATCTGGCAGTTCATCTTCATCAAAGGCTTCGCCACTATGGGCGATCTTACCGGCCTGTCCTTCTTCAACCTTCCCTGGCTCGGGGATGCGACCACCGGCTTCTGGGCGATTGTCATGGTCTTCATCTGGCAGTCCTCCGGCTATCTGATGGTCATCTACATCGCTTCGCTCAGCAACGTCTCCAAAGAGGTGCTCGAAGCTGCCGAGATTGACGGAGCCTCCCGGATGCAGGTGCTGCGTAACATCATCCTTCCGCTGATTATGCCTGCGGTTACGATCGGACTGTTCCTGGCGATCTCCTGGTCCTTCAAGATGTTCGATCTCAACCTCTCGCTGACCAAGGGCGGACCGTTCAAATCTACGGAATCTGTAGCGATGAACATCTATAACGAAGCCTTCCTGAACAACCGTTATGGTCTGGGTACGGCTAAGGCGCTGTTATTCTTCCTCATTGTAGCGCTGATCACTGTCATTCAGGTTCGTATAACGAAGAGCAAGGAGGTAGAAGCTTAA
- a CDS encoding histidine kinase, whose amino-acid sequence MKWTSIRTKLIVFLLVPTLICIMATMYVSYSHTTKSLRDRAVDENKNLLYQGYKNINSLLQEINRLSLNVYSDGDFYRLLEAGYDDLSSDIAIYNSLSYISTSLPHLSQVYLYSVKDSKATLITDNTTPKRWLAAAPYHQSSLSGSSPVSVQSTHLSNAYGLRLPLTQFIPEPVFTLHRRIERIPTSQALGYLSIDVKLAALSEIADQLYEQDQEKLYLVDSSGRLVYSHDSGLLGKPLNAAWYNSQIADSTQMQGYFEQDSSVFIYQKIDSIGLGWTLVKQIPVSYLFREAKEAAAINLLLLALLLVTIIVLTILVSFRITAPIKQLTRYMNQVQTGNLNIEIRPAGNDEIGVVTEHFRSMMDTINNLILREYRLELASRTNELRALQSQINPHFLNNTLQIIGTLALELKVPQIYGLLSALAKMMRYSMYNDEKVVTVQNELDHVKAYIQLQKERFENKFSFRCEVEEPLLQALMPKMILQPIVENYFKHGFQLGRQDGYMEINVTGLTPERMEISIANNGLPIPAGRLEALRKELEQSSTAEERELLQNAGQDSPSRRDAPGAGIGLGNVLARLRLVCGDNALLTVDNLKAGGVIIRLEIDIVVESERI is encoded by the coding sequence ATGAAATGGACCAGTATCCGCACGAAGCTGATCGTCTTCCTGCTTGTGCCCACCTTAATCTGCATTATGGCTACGATGTATGTCAGCTATTCCCACACCACCAAGTCGCTGCGGGACCGGGCGGTCGATGAGAACAAGAATCTGCTCTATCAGGGCTACAAGAACATTAACAGTCTGCTGCAGGAGATCAACCGTCTGTCGCTGAACGTGTATTCTGACGGCGATTTCTACCGGCTGCTTGAAGCAGGGTACGACGATCTGTCCTCCGATATTGCCATCTATAACTCGCTCAGCTATATCTCTACCTCGCTGCCCCACCTCTCGCAGGTGTACCTGTACAGTGTGAAAGACTCGAAGGCTACGCTGATTACCGACAACACAACACCCAAGCGCTGGCTGGCTGCTGCACCCTACCACCAGTCCAGTCTGAGCGGAAGCTCTCCGGTAAGCGTGCAGAGTACGCATCTGAGCAATGCTTACGGGCTAAGGCTGCCATTAACGCAGTTCATACCGGAGCCGGTCTTTACGCTGCACCGCAGAATCGAGCGCATCCCTACCTCGCAGGCACTCGGCTATCTGTCGATTGATGTCAAGCTGGCTGCCCTCAGTGAGATTGCAGACCAGTTGTACGAGCAGGATCAGGAGAAGCTTTATCTTGTGGACAGCAGCGGCAGGCTGGTCTACAGCCATGATTCCGGATTGCTCGGCAAACCGCTGAATGCCGCCTGGTATAACAGCCAGATTGCGGACAGCACGCAGATGCAGGGTTATTTTGAACAGGACAGCTCTGTATTCATCTATCAAAAGATCGACAGCATCGGCCTCGGCTGGACGCTCGTCAAGCAGATTCCTGTCTCCTACCTGTTCCGCGAAGCCAAGGAGGCCGCCGCCATCAACCTGCTGCTGCTGGCGCTGCTGCTGGTGACGATCATTGTTCTGACGATCCTCGTCTCCTTCCGGATTACCGCGCCGATCAAGCAGTTGACCCGGTATATGAATCAGGTCCAGACCGGGAATCTCAACATTGAGATCCGCCCGGCGGGCAACGACGAGATCGGGGTGGTCACCGAGCATTTCCGCAGTATGATGGACACGATCAACAATCTCATTCTGCGGGAGTACAGACTGGAGCTGGCGAGCCGGACCAATGAGCTGAGGGCGCTCCAGTCCCAGATTAATCCGCATTTTCTGAACAACACTCTCCAGATTATCGGTACGCTGGCCCTGGAGCTGAAGGTGCCGCAGATCTACGGCCTGCTGTCGGCTCTGGCCAAAATGATGCGCTACAGCATGTACAATGATGAGAAGGTGGTTACGGTCCAGAATGAGCTGGACCATGTCAAAGCGTATATCCAGCTGCAGAAGGAGCGTTTTGAGAACAAGTTCAGCTTCCGCTGTGAGGTGGAGGAGCCGCTGCTTCAGGCGCTGATGCCCAAAATGATCCTCCAGCCGATTGTGGAGAATTACTTCAAGCACGGCTTCCAGCTTGGCCGGCAGGACGGATACATGGAGATTAACGTAACTGGACTAACCCCTGAGCGGATGGAGATCAGCATCGCCAACAATGGCCTCCCCATTCCGGCAGGCAGGCTGGAGGCGCTGCGCAAGGAGCTGGAGCAGTCCAGCACCGCTGAGGAACGGGAACTGCTGCAGAATGCCGGACAGGACAGCCCTAGCAGACGCGATGCTCCGGGCGCGGGCATCGGCCTCGGGAATGTGCTGGCCAGACTGCGGCTGGTCTGCGGGGATAACGCCCTGCTGACCGTGGATAATCTGAAGGCAGGCGGGGTAATTATCCGCCTGGAAATCGATATCGTAGTGGAGAGTGAACGGATATGA
- a CDS encoding carbohydrate ABC transporter permease, which translates to MNAKTKSRWNIGIEVIMILLALLFLSPFYFLLANSVKSFGEILSDAASWPQTFMWSNYANAWKLARFSEAFRNSLIITIISVALISLFSAMAAYRMVRANNRFNQILLLLMVAAMVVPFQTIMIPILKVVNVLGVNNSFTGLIISHLGLSIPMAIFLFHGFIKSVPLEIEEAATVDGCNPISAFFRIVLPLLKPMLMTIIVLNALGIWNDYLLPSLILQAPGLRTIPLATFSFFGQYTKQWDMALPALTIGIAPIVIFYLFMQRYIVEGIAAGSVKG; encoded by the coding sequence ATGAATGCCAAGACCAAAAGCAGATGGAATATCGGCATTGAAGTGATTATGATCCTTCTGGCGCTTCTGTTCCTCTCTCCGTTCTACTTCCTGCTGGCGAATTCGGTGAAATCCTTCGGCGAGATTCTGAGCGACGCGGCAAGCTGGCCGCAGACCTTCATGTGGTCGAACTATGCGAATGCCTGGAAGCTGGCCCGGTTCTCCGAGGCCTTCCGCAACTCGCTGATCATTACGATCATCAGTGTAGCACTCATCTCGCTATTCAGCGCGATGGCGGCGTACCGCATGGTGCGTGCCAATAACCGGTTCAACCAGATTCTGCTGCTGCTGATGGTAGCGGCGATGGTGGTTCCGTTCCAGACGATTATGATTCCGATCCTGAAGGTTGTGAATGTCCTGGGCGTGAACAACTCCTTCACAGGTCTCATTATCTCCCATCTGGGCCTTAGCATTCCGATGGCGATCTTCCTGTTCCACGGCTTCATCAAGTCCGTGCCGCTGGAGATTGAAGAGGCGGCTACGGTAGATGGCTGTAACCCGATCTCGGCGTTCTTCCGGATTGTATTGCCACTGCTGAAGCCGATGCTGATGACTATTATCGTGCTGAATGCCCTGGGAATCTGGAATGACTATCTGCTGCCGTCCCTGATTCTTCAGGCACCCGGACTGCGTACGATTCCGCTGGCGACCTTCTCCTTCTTCGGCCAATACACGAAGCAGTGGGATATGGCGCTTCCGGCACTGACCATCGGGATTGCCCCGATCGTCATCTTTTATCTGTTCATGCAGCGTTACATTGTTGAGGGAATAGCGGCTGGCTCGGTGAAGGGTTAA
- the yicI gene encoding alpha-xylosidase yields MKFTDGLWLVRDGITINGAVQNYVVEKTEEGLTAITQTTPITGRSATLNSTLLTVKFHSPLPGVVGVKIIHNDGVIPRGPSFELTEGTGDHVEIEETEAQTVLISGGLRVVINKGTHWSVDFYRGDERITGSGYKSMAYITDQDGNTFMREELDLGIGEFVYGLGERFTAFVKNGQVVDLWNKDGGTSSEQAYKNVPFYVTSKGYGVFVNQPELVSYEIASEKVKKAQFSVAGESLEYFVIEGPTIKEVITKYTSLTGKPALPPAWTFGLWLTTSFTTDYDEATVNSFVEGMAERDLPLHVFHFDCFWMREYQWTDFQWDSRVFPDPVGMLKRLHDKGLKICVWINSYIGQRSPLFEEGRKNGYLLKKANGDVYQTDLWQAGMGLVDFTNPAACEWYAGYLRDLVDMGVDSFKTDFGERIPTDVVYFDGSDPYKMHNYYTQLYNKVVFEVLEEKLGKNEAAVFARSATAGGQQFPVHWGGDCYADYESMAESLRGGLSLGLSGFGFWSHDIGGFENTAPAHVFKRWLAFGLLSSHSRLHGSTSYRVPWAYDDEAVDVTRFFTKLKCSLMPYLYDVAGQAHEQGWASMRAMVMEFPEDPTCEVLDRQYMLGDSLLVAPIFQENGEVKYYLPAGRWTHLLNGETVQGGSWRKEKHDFFSLPLFVRQNSLLAVGSEDSRPDYDFADGVKFGLYSLEDGKSAAATVRDIHGAPELKVEAVRSGSTVKVTAEGSGKAFTLAVKDLGAIASVEGAEQADETTVTVGAGEKSVSFTITLK; encoded by the coding sequence ATGAAATTTACAGACGGCTTATGGCTGGTTCGTGACGGAATTACAATCAATGGTGCAGTGCAGAACTATGTGGTAGAAAAAACAGAGGAAGGCCTGACTGCGATCACACAGACGACTCCCATCACGGGACGTTCGGCGACACTCAACTCCACACTGCTGACTGTGAAATTCCATTCCCCGCTTCCGGGCGTGGTAGGCGTCAAAATCATTCATAACGACGGCGTTATTCCACGCGGACCTTCGTTCGAGCTGACAGAGGGAACCGGCGATCATGTGGAAATCGAGGAGACAGAGGCGCAGACGGTGCTGATCAGCGGCGGACTCCGCGTGGTCATCAACAAGGGCACTCACTGGTCTGTGGACTTTTACCGCGGCGACGAGCGGATTACCGGTAGCGGTTACAAATCGATGGCCTACATCACGGATCAGGACGGCAACACGTTCATGCGTGAAGAGCTGGATCTGGGCATTGGTGAATTTGTGTATGGTCTGGGCGAGCGCTTTACGGCTTTTGTCAAAAACGGCCAGGTGGTTGATTTGTGGAACAAAGACGGCGGTACAAGCTCTGAGCAGGCGTACAAGAACGTTCCGTTCTATGTGACGAGCAAGGGGTACGGCGTTTTCGTGAACCAGCCAGAACTTGTATCGTATGAGATTGCGTCTGAGAAGGTGAAGAAGGCCCAGTTCAGCGTAGCCGGAGAGAGCCTGGAATACTTCGTGATTGAAGGACCGACGATTAAAGAGGTCATCACCAAATACACCTCCCTGACCGGCAAGCCTGCGCTGCCTCCGGCTTGGACCTTCGGCCTGTGGCTGACGACTTCATTCACTACAGACTACGATGAAGCTACGGTGAACTCCTTCGTGGAAGGGATGGCGGAGCGCGATCTGCCGCTGCATGTGTTCCACTTCGACTGCTTCTGGATGCGTGAATATCAATGGACGGATTTCCAGTGGGATTCCCGTGTATTCCCGGACCCGGTGGGTATGCTGAAGCGTCTTCATGACAAAGGCCTGAAGATTTGCGTATGGATCAACTCCTATATCGGACAGCGCTCCCCGCTGTTTGAAGAAGGCCGCAAGAACGGTTATCTGCTCAAAAAAGCCAACGGCGACGTCTATCAGACGGACCTCTGGCAAGCAGGTATGGGACTGGTGGACTTCACGAACCCTGCGGCTTGTGAATGGTATGCCGGTTACCTGCGTGACCTGGTGGATATGGGCGTAGACAGCTTCAAGACCGACTTCGGCGAACGGATTCCGACCGATGTTGTATACTTTGACGGCTCCGATCCTTACAAGATGCATAACTACTATACCCAGTTGTATAACAAGGTTGTCTTTGAAGTGCTCGAAGAGAAGCTCGGTAAAAATGAAGCGGCCGTGTTCGCACGTTCCGCTACCGCTGGCGGCCAGCAGTTCCCGGTTCACTGGGGCGGTGACTGCTATGCCGACTATGAATCGATGGCAGAAAGCCTGCGCGGCGGCCTGTCACTCGGCCTCTCCGGCTTTGGCTTCTGGAGCCATGATATCGGCGGGTTCGAGAACACCGCTCCGGCGCATGTGTTCAAGCGCTGGCTGGCCTTCGGCCTGCTCTCCAGCCACAGCCGCCTGCACGGCAGCACCTCGTACCGTGTGCCTTGGGCTTACGATGACGAAGCTGTGGATGTTACCCGCTTCTTCACCAAGCTCAAATGCAGCCTGATGCCGTACCTGTATGATGTTGCCGGACAGGCGCATGAGCAGGGCTGGGCCTCGATGCGGGCCATGGTAATGGAATTCCCGGAAGATCCGACCTGCGAAGTGCTGGACCGCCAGTACATGCTGGGGGATTCCCTGCTGGTGGCCCCGATCTTCCAGGAGAACGGCGAAGTGAAGTACTACCTGCCGGCTGGCCGCTGGACACACCTGTTGAACGGTGAGACCGTACAGGGCGGGTCATGGCGCAAGGAGAAGCATGACTTCTTCAGCCTGCCGCTGTTCGTCCGCCAGAATTCCCTGCTTGCTGTGGGCAGCGAGGACAGCCGCCCGGATTATGATTTTGCAGACGGTGTGAAGTTCGGCCTGTATTCCCTGGAGGATGGCAAGTCTGCTGCGGCTACTGTACGCGATATCCACGGCGCTCCCGAGCTGAAGGTAGAAGCTGTACGCAGCGGCAGCACTGTAAAAGTAACTGCCGAAGGCAGCGGCAAAGCATTCACCCTGGCGGTGAAGGATCTTGGCGCTATCGCCTCCGTGGAGGGTGCGGAGCAAGCAGATGAGACTACAGTGACAGTGGGCGCGGGCGAGAAGTCAGTATCGTTCACGATTACGCTGAAATAA
- a CDS encoding helix-turn-helix domain-containing protein, translating to MKALIVDDEARVRKAVRLLVDWEAHQIEEILEAGNGNEAIGLIRQEKPALVIMDMMMESGSGLELMTWVDEFAGSTKFIVVSGHNDFDFVRQTVRHGGIDYILKPIEPDMINSAVSKAVSAWRAEEAERSHRQHQSLRLNEIKPIFGEKLLSALIDDKVNAEASLRRLIHDGIIPPDIKISRLLLVQTDSGNNPLLRRFGGDSELLYYAIVNICNEFLQQQGTGIAFRYWGGPPEIAILLWEPHESVTSLISRMNQGIFLTLQFRMHFGISTPGAFPAHLPAGRVEAAEALLRRNLLRHEDYCHFAGAESGRGAGASAGGGTDAGAGTRKGPGAMLGGKQLDKRENAVPLSFADVQEDWRMAVISGTPEALTAAAQHWTQELSRRGVVTPQMLNDWKADALLMRSRLVREALGSRAANVLAELEHGDQQNPSPQPSGYSFSLFAWRDWSLAFMQQLSRALTDRQQKERNPMTEIVKYIEQNYPSDLSLQEVAGKFQVSREYVSRRFKQEYGINFSDYIVSVRIEKAKLLMQNPGLKLAQISEMIGFHDVKYFSKVFKKHTGHSPKDYRDQAAH from the coding sequence ATGAAGGCACTGATTGTAGATGACGAAGCAAGAGTCCGGAAGGCCGTCCGCCTGCTGGTGGACTGGGAGGCCCATCAGATTGAGGAGATTCTGGAGGCGGGTAACGGCAATGAGGCCATCGGCCTGATCCGCCAGGAGAAGCCTGCGCTGGTCATTATGGATATGATGATGGAGTCCGGGAGCGGCCTGGAGCTGATGACCTGGGTGGATGAATTCGCAGGCAGCACCAAGTTCATTGTGGTCAGCGGGCATAATGATTTCGACTTCGTCCGCCAGACCGTCCGCCATGGCGGCATCGATTATATCCTGAAGCCGATTGAGCCGGATATGATTAACAGCGCGGTCTCCAAGGCAGTATCCGCCTGGCGGGCCGAGGAGGCGGAACGCAGCCACCGCCAGCACCAGAGCCTCCGGCTGAATGAGATCAAGCCGATCTTCGGGGAGAAGCTGCTGTCCGCATTGATCGATGACAAGGTGAATGCCGAGGCCTCGCTGCGCCGCCTGATCCATGACGGCATCATTCCGCCGGACATTAAGATTTCACGCCTGCTCCTTGTGCAGACGGACAGCGGCAACAATCCGCTGCTGCGGCGCTTCGGCGGCGACAGCGAGCTGCTCTACTATGCCATCGTGAACATCTGCAACGAATTTTTGCAACAGCAGGGCACGGGCATAGCGTTCCGCTATTGGGGCGGGCCGCCGGAGATTGCCATCCTGCTCTGGGAGCCGCATGAATCTGTCACTTCGCTGATTAGCCGGATGAACCAGGGCATCTTCCTGACGCTGCAGTTCCGCATGCATTTCGGAATCAGCACGCCGGGCGCCTTCCCCGCGCATCTGCCGGCAGGACGCGTCGAAGCCGCCGAAGCCCTGCTGCGGCGGAATCTGTTACGGCATGAGGATTACTGCCATTTTGCGGGAGCTGAAAGCGGCCGGGGTGCGGGGGCGTCAGCAGGCGGGGGGACTGATGCGGGCGCGGGGACTCGCAAGGGGCCGGGGGCGATGCTCGGCGGGAAGCAGCTTGATAAGCGGGAGAACGCGGTCCCGCTGAGCTTCGCCGATGTCCAGGAGGACTGGCGGATGGCGGTCATCAGCGGGACGCCCGAGGCCCTGACCGCGGCGGCGCAGCACTGGACCCAGGAGCTTAGCCGCCGGGGGGTGGTTACCCCGCAGATGCTGAACGACTGGAAGGCCGATGCGCTGCTGATGCGCTCCCGTCTGGTCCGGGAAGCGCTTGGCAGCCGGGCGGCTAACGTGCTGGCTGAGCTTGAGCACGGGGACCAGCAGAACCCCTCTCCGCAGCCCAGCGGCTATTCCTTCTCCCTGTTCGCCTGGCGCGACTGGTCCCTTGCCTTCATGCAGCAGTTATCCCGTGCGCTCACGGACAGACAGCAGAAAGAGCGGAACCCGATGACGGAGATCGTAAAATACATTGAGCAGAATTACCCGTCAGATCTCTCCCTTCAGGAGGTGGCGGGCAAATTCCAGGTCAGCCGCGAGTATGTCTCACGCCGGTTCAAGCAGGAATACGGGATCAACTTCTCCGACTACATCGTCAGCGTCCGCATCGAGAAGGCCAAGCTGCTGATGCAGAATCCGGGCCTCAAGCTGGCCCAAATCTCGGAAATGATCGGCTTCCACGACGTCAAATACTTCAGCAAGGTCTTCAAAAAGCACACCGGCCATTCGCCTAAGGACTACCGGGATCAGGCGGCGCATTAA
- a CDS encoding AraC family transcriptional regulator: MDRTSQRLLKEDREHGDIMFPLAAYWIDLPAGAHVLDTHWHEEAEFFLLLEGEILFQVDTDYFTLRPGEAVFIESGDIHAAYALTEIPCRFCALVFHPDLLASAQYDTIQQSVILPLQEKRQSFPRHLTPSVPWQAELLLHLNHMMKAYDQQMPGFEAFMKGTLLIMLSQLAQPGRFVNHSQSEGAEPTKIDRLKRVILYIQDNYQEPIRTRDLSGLIPMSEGQFCRFFKSMTRKTPVDYINSYRVRQAAALLKQGDRKISDIAMDVGFDNVSYFIKVFRRVMNCSPSEFRKDAGPFAGQNQLYP; the protein is encoded by the coding sequence ATGGACCGTACCTCGCAGCGCTTGCTCAAAGAAGACCGCGAACACGGGGATATCATGTTCCCCCTGGCTGCCTACTGGATCGACCTTCCCGCCGGAGCACATGTCCTGGACACCCACTGGCATGAGGAAGCCGAGTTCTTCCTGCTGCTGGAAGGCGAGATTCTGTTTCAGGTGGACACCGACTATTTCACGCTTCGCCCCGGTGAGGCTGTGTTCATTGAATCCGGGGATATCCATGCTGCATACGCGCTTACGGAGATCCCCTGCCGCTTCTGCGCCCTTGTCTTCCACCCCGACCTGCTGGCCAGCGCCCAATATGATACCATCCAGCAGAGTGTTATTCTGCCGCTACAGGAGAAACGCCAGAGCTTTCCGCGCCACCTCACCCCTTCCGTTCCCTGGCAGGCGGAGCTGCTGCTGCATCTGAACCACATGATGAAGGCCTATGATCAACAAATGCCCGGATTCGAAGCCTTTATGAAAGGAACCCTGCTGATTATGCTCTCACAGCTTGCGCAGCCGGGGCGCTTCGTCAACCACAGCCAGTCCGAAGGCGCGGAACCCACGAAGATTGACCGCCTGAAGCGGGTAATTCTCTATATCCAGGACAACTACCAGGAGCCGATCCGTACCCGTGACCTGTCGGGGCTGATTCCGATGAGCGAAGGGCAATTCTGCCGGTTTTTCAAAAGCATGACCCGCAAGACCCCCGTCGATTACATCAACTCCTACCGGGTCCGCCAGGCCGCAGCCCTGCTGAAGCAGGGGGACCGCAAAATCTCCGATATTGCCATGGATGTCGGCTTCGACAACGTCAGCTACTTCATCAAAGTGTTCCGCAGAGTCATGAATTGCTCACCTTCGGAATTCCGCAAGGACGCCGGTCCCTTCGCCGGGCAGAACCAGCTTTATCCTTAG
- a CDS encoding nuclear transport factor 2 family protein, which produces MNQHVTLPIEVQDFYNAVNQYQPDALIELFAPGATVKDNGKSAEGTEAIAAWAESELFSAKVRFTIMEIEEIQGRIAVTAEMEGEFNKNRVPAPQQFTHEFKVHGGTISELIITLK; this is translated from the coding sequence ATGAATCAACATGTTACCTTGCCAATTGAGGTACAGGACTTCTACAACGCAGTGAACCAATACCAGCCCGACGCTCTGATCGAATTGTTCGCTCCCGGCGCTACTGTGAAGGATAACGGGAAGTCGGCCGAAGGCACAGAAGCCATTGCGGCTTGGGCAGAATCCGAGCTATTCTCTGCTAAAGTCCGCTTTACTATTATGGAAATTGAAGAAATCCAGGGCCGCATTGCGGTGACCGCTGAGATGGAGGGAGAGTTCAATAAGAACCGTGTTCCCGCCCCGCAGCAGTTCACCCATGAATTCAAGGTACACGGCGGTACAATCAGCGAGCTGATCATCACGCTAAAATAA
- a CDS encoding SGNH/GDSL hydrolase family protein translates to MNNIEDSGTVNGGEENWENSPNGVLSQPEFTSATALSTAANYIMNAAEPFTHTYRTYIRLRENGKLTLKFWHSNAVDSTWDLGADAVASEPGGEWSIEAAYVADGGAAPDGSVVPGSRVPVTFGGELSRHVKPGEQFWSDEALLELPEDHMLAFTWTLKTAGAGKSFPFNVEGMLASGYDVPGILAAQESAAGFSESDKLQVLPSFLGYKKQVAKRLVFLGDSITQGVRTAKDQYEHWAARIAEGLGTQFGVWNIGSGWGRAYDVATDGPWLHKAQQGDELLIVLGVNDLDIGQRSADELLLDLAHIISRIKEAQPEAAVILSTVPPFNFAGEQENHWRKVNECIRTSPPAGVDRVFDIAAVLSVAAPADHRIKPEYMSDEFDPHPNGAAGKAVAAAFLAWYGESATGRP, encoded by the coding sequence ATGAACAATATTGAGGATAGTGGGACAGTGAACGGTGGAGAGGAGAATTGGGAGAATAGTCCAAACGGAGTGCTGAGCCAGCCGGAGTTCACCTCTGCTACTGCGCTGTCCACTGCCGCTAATTATATTATGAACGCGGCGGAGCCGTTCACTCATACGTACCGCACCTATATCCGTCTGCGGGAGAACGGAAAGCTGACGCTGAAGTTCTGGCACAGCAATGCGGTGGATTCGACCTGGGACCTGGGAGCGGATGCCGTAGCCAGTGAACCGGGGGGCGAGTGGAGCATCGAAGCAGCATATGTCGCCGATGGCGGAGCCGCGCCGGACGGCAGCGTTGTGCCGGGCTCGCGGGTTCCGGTTACTTTTGGCGGCGAATTGTCGCGGCATGTGAAGCCGGGTGAGCAGTTCTGGAGCGACGAAGCGCTTCTGGAGCTGCCGGAGGACCATATGCTGGCCTTCACCTGGACCTTGAAGACGGCTGGCGCAGGCAAGTCTTTCCCCTTCAATGTGGAGGGAATGCTGGCCTCCGGTTACGATGTGCCGGGCATACTGGCAGCGCAGGAGTCAGCGGCGGGGTTCAGCGAATCGGATAAGCTGCAGGTGCTTCCAAGCTTCCTGGGCTACAAGAAACAAGTGGCGAAGAGACTGGTATTCCTGGGCGACTCGATCACGCAGGGGGTACGGACCGCCAAGGATCAATATGAGCACTGGGCGGCAAGAATTGCGGAGGGGCTGGGAACACAGTTCGGAGTGTGGAATATCGGCTCCGGCTGGGGCCGGGCTTACGATGTAGCCACCGATGGCCCCTGGCTGCATAAGGCGCAGCAGGGCGATGAGTTGCTGATCGTGCTGGGCGTGAATGATCTGGATATCGGCCAGCGTTCGGCAGATGAGTTGCTTCTGGACTTGGCGCACATTATCTCCCGGATCAAGGAAGCACAGCCGGAGGCAGCGGTAATTCTCAGCACGGTGCCACCTTTCAATTTCGCGGGCGAACAGGAGAACCATTGGCGCAAAGTGAATGAATGTATCCGCACAAGCCCTCCGGCTGGGGTGGACCGCGTGTTCGACATCGCTGCTGTACTCTCTGTTGCGGCCCCCGCTGACCATAGAATTAAGCCGGAATACATGAGCGACGAGTTCGACCCGCATCCGAACGGTGCGGCGGGCAAGGCGGTGGCGGCGGCTTTTCTGGCGTGGTACGGGGAATCTGCAACAGGCAGACCGTAA